From one Dyella sp. 2HG41-7 genomic stretch:
- a CDS encoding DUF2513 domain-containing protein: MKRDWDVVREILLALEQQNENSSRGISHIEGRDDSNVAYHIRIMIEAGLIEGNVRDYLGGEVSAVALRMTWTGHEFLDQIRSQNVWGKVKSQAAEKGLSLTFEVVKSLAGAVTKAILASHGLPT; the protein is encoded by the coding sequence ATGAAACGTGACTGGGACGTCGTCCGAGAAATACTGCTCGCACTCGAACAACAAAATGAAAACTCGTCGCGCGGGATATCGCATATCGAAGGGCGTGACGACTCGAACGTTGCCTATCACATTCGCATCATGATTGAAGCTGGGTTGATCGAGGGCAACGTACGCGACTACTTAGGCGGCGAGGTCAGCGCGGTTGCGTTGCGAATGACATGGACAGGCCACGAATTTCTCGACCAGATCCGCAGCCAAAATGTTTGGGGCAAGGTAAAGAGCCAAGCAGCTGAGAAGGGCCTTTCGCTAACCTTCGAAGTTGTCAAATCACTTGCAGGCGCCGTCACGAAAGCCATTCTAGCCAGCCACGGATTGCCTACGTAG